In the genome of Megalops cyprinoides isolate fMegCyp1 chromosome 7, fMegCyp1.pri, whole genome shotgun sequence, one region contains:
- the LOC118781177 gene encoding histone H1.10, translating to MADDNDIQDTEQVTAQSMAVTNPTDAATPAKKKKKKKKKNKKKKNKPGKYSKLVIDAIRRLGEKNGCSLVKIYNEAKKVSWFDQQNGRTYLRYSVKALLQNDSLIQVRGTNSCAGSFKLNKKKFEKPAAKPAKKSSTTGGRNATTSSNKNKSPTKSTKAKTTPKKKTLMTTSPKKTLSRAGVVSKAAAKRPSTTTKGKTTKKTRRT from the coding sequence ATGGCTGACGATAATGATATTCAGGACACTGAACAAGTCACTGCCCAAAGCATGGCAGTGACTAACCCGACCGATGCTGCTACCCCAgcgaagaagaaaaagaagaagaagaaaaagaacaaaaagaagaagaataaacCGGGCAAATACAGCAAGCTGGTTATTGATGCTATCCGCAGATTAGGGGAGAAAAACGGCTGTTCCCTGGTCAAGATTTATAACGAAGCCAAGAAGGTTAGCTGGTTCGACCAGCAAAACGGCCGGACCTATCTGCGATACTCGGTCAAGGCGTTGCTGCAGAACGATTCGCTGATCCAGGTGAGAGGCACTAACTCGTGCGCCGGCTCTTTCAAGCTCAACAAAAAGAAGTTCGAAAAGCCAGCGGCCAAACCAGCCAAAAAAAGCTCGACCACAGGAGGGAGGAACGCCACCACCtccagtaataaaaacaaaagcccaACGAAGAGTACCAAGGCCAAAACGACTCCGAAAAAGAAGACCCTGATGACCACGAGCCCGAAAAAGACGCTGTCCCGAGCAGGGGTGGTCTCGAAAGCTGCAGCCAAGAGGCCGAGTACCACCACAAAAGGGAAGACGACGAAAAAAACCCGTCGTACCTAA
- the tada3l gene encoding transcriptional adapter 3 isoform X1 — protein MSELKDCPALKYYDFKPVEHSRVCPRYTAVLGRSEDDGIGIEELDTLQLELETLLSSASRRLRALEEQRQILTDWQDKKGDKRFLKLGKETDLSATPRHSKPKKQKLDGKGSHGPGPGPGRPKSKNLQPKIQEYEFNDDPQDIPRNPKNDAPNRFWASVEPYCADITNEEIRVLEELLKPPEDEAEYYKVPALGKHYSQRWAQEDLLEEQRDGARANDKKKGIMGPLSELDAKDVDALLKKSESQHDPPDDGCPFGPLTQRLLQALVEENIISPMEDSPIPDVPGKDAGNDGASTSPRSQGKAFSVPHTRSLEARIKEELVSQGLLDTEDRPGTGGDSEDEVLAELHKRQAELKALSAHNRTRKQELLRLAREETRKQELRQRVRVSDNEVMEAFRRIMAARQKKRTPTKKEKDQAWKALKERDSILKLLDG, from the exons ATGAGCGAGCTGAAGGACTGCCCCGCACTCAAATATTATGACTTTAAGCCGGTGGAGCACAGCAGAGTGTGTCCGCGATACACGGCCGTGCTGGGCCGCTCTGAGGACGATGGCATCGGCATCGAGGAGCTGGACACCCTGCAACTGGAACTGGAGACACTGCTATCTTCAGCCAGCCGTCGCCTCCGAGCCCTGGAAGAACAGAGACAG ATCCTCACAGACTGGCAGGATAAGAAAGGAGACAAGCGTTTCCTGAAGCTGGGGAAGGAGACAGATCTCTCAGCTACACCACGCCACTCAAAGCCCAAGAAGCAGAAATTGGACGGAAAGGGCAGCCATGGACCAGGGCCCGGTCCTGGACGGCCCAAATCCAAGAACCTGCAGCCTAAGATCCAGGAATACGAGTTTAATGATGATCCACAGGACATACCTCGAAATCCAAAGAATGACGCCCCCAACAG GTTCTGGGCCTCAGTGGAGCCATACTGTGCTGACATCACCAATGAGGAGATCAGGGTAttggaggagctgctgaagccCCCAGAGGATGAGGCAGAGTACTACAAG GTGCCTGCCCTTGGTAAACACTACTCCCAGCGCTGGGCTCAGGAAGACCTGCTTGAGGAGCAGAGGGATGGTGCCAGGGCCAATGACAAGAAGAAAGGCATTATGGGACCTCTGTCAGAACTGGATGCCAAGG ATGTGGATGCGCTGCTTAAGAAGTCGGAGTCCCAGCACGATCCCCCAGATGATGGGTGCCCCTTCGGTCCCCTCACACAGCGCCTCCTTCAGGCTCTAGTCGAG GAGAACATCATCTCTCCCATGGAGGACTCCCCAATCCCAGATGTGCCAGGGAAGGATGCTGGGAATGATGGGGCTAGCACCTCCCCCCGCAGCCAGGGCAAAGCCTTTAG CGTGCCACACACTCGTTCCTTGGAGGCGCGTATCAAGGAGGAGCTGGTGTCACAGGGGCTACTGGACACAGAAGATCGGCCGGGGACAGGGGGTGACTCTGAGGACGAAGTTCTGGCTGAGCTGCACAAGCGGCAGGCAGAGCTCAAGGCCCTGAGCGCGCACAACCGCACCCGCAAGCAGGAACTTCTGCG gctggcGAGGGAAGAGACACGGAAACAAGAACTGAGGCAGCGGGTTCGAGTCTCCGACAACGAGGTCATGGAAGCCTTCCGCCGCATCATGGCCGCCCGGCAGAAGAAGCGCACGCCCACCAAGAAGGAGAAGGACCAGGCATGGAAGGCTTTGAAGGAGAGGGACAGCATCCTCAAACTACTTGACGGATAG
- the tada3l gene encoding transcriptional adapter 3 isoform X2 has protein sequence MSELKDCPALKYYDFKPVEHSRVCPRYTAVLGRSEDDGIGIEELDTLQLELETLLSSASRRLRALEEQRQILTDWQDKKGDKRFLKLGKETDLSATPRHSKPKKQKLDGKGSHGPGPGPGRPKSKNLQPKIQEYEFNDDPQDIPRNPKNDAPNRFWASVEPYCADITNEEIRVLEELLKPPEDEAEYYKVPALGKHYSQRWAQEDLLEEQRDGARANDKKKGIMGPLSELDAKDVDALLKKSESQHDPPDDGCPFGPLTQRLLQALVEENIISPMEDSPIPDVPGKDAGNDGASTSPRSQGKAFSVPHTRSLEARIKEELVSQGLLDTEDRPGTGGDSEDEVLAELHKRQAELKALSAHNRTRKQELLR, from the exons ATGAGCGAGCTGAAGGACTGCCCCGCACTCAAATATTATGACTTTAAGCCGGTGGAGCACAGCAGAGTGTGTCCGCGATACACGGCCGTGCTGGGCCGCTCTGAGGACGATGGCATCGGCATCGAGGAGCTGGACACCCTGCAACTGGAACTGGAGACACTGCTATCTTCAGCCAGCCGTCGCCTCCGAGCCCTGGAAGAACAGAGACAG ATCCTCACAGACTGGCAGGATAAGAAAGGAGACAAGCGTTTCCTGAAGCTGGGGAAGGAGACAGATCTCTCAGCTACACCACGCCACTCAAAGCCCAAGAAGCAGAAATTGGACGGAAAGGGCAGCCATGGACCAGGGCCCGGTCCTGGACGGCCCAAATCCAAGAACCTGCAGCCTAAGATCCAGGAATACGAGTTTAATGATGATCCACAGGACATACCTCGAAATCCAAAGAATGACGCCCCCAACAG GTTCTGGGCCTCAGTGGAGCCATACTGTGCTGACATCACCAATGAGGAGATCAGGGTAttggaggagctgctgaagccCCCAGAGGATGAGGCAGAGTACTACAAG GTGCCTGCCCTTGGTAAACACTACTCCCAGCGCTGGGCTCAGGAAGACCTGCTTGAGGAGCAGAGGGATGGTGCCAGGGCCAATGACAAGAAGAAAGGCATTATGGGACCTCTGTCAGAACTGGATGCCAAGG ATGTGGATGCGCTGCTTAAGAAGTCGGAGTCCCAGCACGATCCCCCAGATGATGGGTGCCCCTTCGGTCCCCTCACACAGCGCCTCCTTCAGGCTCTAGTCGAG GAGAACATCATCTCTCCCATGGAGGACTCCCCAATCCCAGATGTGCCAGGGAAGGATGCTGGGAATGATGGGGCTAGCACCTCCCCCCGCAGCCAGGGCAAAGCCTTTAG CGTGCCACACACTCGTTCCTTGGAGGCGCGTATCAAGGAGGAGCTGGTGTCACAGGGGCTACTGGACACAGAAGATCGGCCGGGGACAGGGGGTGACTCTGAGGACGAAGTTCTGGCTGAGCTGCACAAGCGGCAGGCAGAGCTCAAGGCCCTGAGCGCGCACAACCGCACCCGCAAGCAGGAACTTCTGCGGTGA